Genomic segment of Streptomyces longhuiensis:
CTGATTCACCTGCTGGACGCGACACGGGACGGGATCCGCGCCACGCCCGGGTGGCTTGGCGAGCAGCTGCGCTTGAACTCCGCCGGGACCACCGCCCTGGTGGATAGGCTGGAGCGGCTCGGACTGGTCCGGCGCAGCAGGGACACGGCTGACCGGCGACGCGTGCTGCTGAAGGTGGAGGATAAGGCCACGGAACTCGGGTGGACCTTCTTCGGGCCCATGATCCGCGAGTTGGTAGTGGCCGCCGAAGGCTTCGAGGCCGACGAGTTGGAGACGGTACGTCGCTTTCTGACCGCGGCACTCGAGTCCGCCGGACGGTCGCGTTCTGCCTGACACGGCCTCGGCGCGGA
This window contains:
- a CDS encoding MarR family winged helix-turn-helix transcriptional regulator; the protein is MDDQNPVMRLVHLLRAVTVEFDLLGAEFASRHGLHPTDVRALIHLLDATRDGIRATPGWLGEQLRLNSAGTTALVDRLERLGLVRRSRDTADRRRVLLKVEDKATELGWTFFGPMIRELVVAAEGFEADELETVRRFLTAALESAGRSRSA